From the genome of Paenibacillus sp. JQZ6Y-1, one region includes:
- a CDS encoding nucleotide-binding domain-containing protein, with protein sequence MLKDSFKEFADAIAVNVQKLTVDGTETEEQSDDSDKDDPKMLSRYYRIVNKLNDTYWQEDDDQDHGHIIGSLGRKTAIKGISDMDMLFVLPSEVKKDFDSREGNVQSKLLQEVKGRIKEIYPNTIVRGDGQVVVVSMKSAKCEIEVCPVFERTDGAFDYPDSNDGGRWKKTNPIPEATESEIMIDLTNAHYQNVCRIIRAWKNNKGFKFGGLLIDTLVYNFFKDERYIHYQECDFDSYLQLFIDLFKYLKDQDANKKYWLALGSRQHVYKSNSKFITRAKKAYNKLNGCTEEDDNIYELLQDVFGTAFPAPTLITKTSSATASFSKSFSNTEESITNMFSVDIRYELEIDCEVDLSGYRRKSLREMLRNTLQLPARKTLTFKITYNEFEEKYKKIRVDDQKNYNSYRVYWKVLNRGSEARSRDCIRGQIRSGKETKVEVTSFKGKHIVECYIVHDNVVVAKDRILVPIDPSAI encoded by the coding sequence ATGCTAAAAGATTCATTTAAAGAATTTGCAGACGCTATAGCTGTAAACGTACAAAAGCTAACTGTAGATGGAACTGAAACAGAGGAGCAAAGTGATGATTCTGACAAAGACGATCCTAAAATGTTGAGTCGGTATTATCGTATTGTTAATAAATTAAATGATACATACTGGCAAGAAGATGATGATCAAGATCATGGCCATATTATAGGATCTTTAGGCAGAAAGACAGCTATTAAAGGAATTAGTGATATGGATATGCTCTTTGTATTGCCATCTGAAGTAAAAAAAGATTTTGATTCTCGAGAAGGAAATGTCCAGTCTAAGCTGCTGCAGGAAGTCAAAGGGCGAATTAAAGAAATCTATCCAAATACGATTGTACGTGGCGATGGACAAGTTGTTGTTGTTAGTATGAAAAGTGCTAAATGTGAAATTGAAGTCTGTCCAGTTTTTGAACGGACAGATGGAGCTTTTGATTATCCAGACAGCAATGATGGAGGGCGCTGGAAAAAAACGAATCCCATTCCTGAGGCTACAGAGTCGGAAATTATGATCGATCTTACAAATGCTCACTATCAAAATGTTTGTCGAATAATCCGAGCTTGGAAAAACAACAAAGGTTTTAAATTTGGAGGATTGTTAATTGATACGCTAGTGTATAACTTTTTTAAAGATGAGAGATATATACACTATCAGGAATGTGACTTTGATAGTTATTTACAGTTATTTATTGATCTATTTAAATACCTCAAAGATCAAGATGCAAATAAAAAATATTGGTTGGCTTTAGGTAGCCGCCAGCATGTGTATAAAAGCAACAGTAAATTTATTACTCGCGCTAAAAAAGCTTATAATAAACTAAATGGTTGTACGGAGGAAGACGATAATATTTATGAATTGTTACAAGATGTTTTTGGTACCGCTTTCCCAGCACCTACGCTCATAACCAAAACTTCCAGTGCTACGGCTTCTTTCTCCAAATCCTTTAGTAATACCGAAGAATCCATTACAAATATGTTTTCTGTTGATATTCGTTATGAGCTTGAAATTGATTGTGAGGTTGATCTTTCAGGTTATCGTAGAAAATCACTTCGTGAAATGCTTAGAAATACTCTTCAATTGCCTGCAAGAAAAACGTTAACTTTTAAGATTACGTACAATGAGTTTGAAGAAAAATATAAAAAAATACGCGTTGACGATCAGAAAAATTACAACAGTTATCGTGTGTATTGGAAGGTCCTCAATCGAGGATCCGAAGCTAGAAGTAGAGATTGTATCCGAGGGCAGATTCGTTCAGGGAAAGAAACCAAAGTAGAGGTTACTTCTTTCAAGGGCAAGCATATTGTAGAATGTTATATTGTCCATGATAATGTAGTAGTGGCTAAAGATCGTATTTTAGTACCTATTGATCCAAGTGCCATTTAA
- a CDS encoding general stress protein — translation MANNNSNNNNGKMSREEAGRLGGEATSKNHDKEFYQEIGQKGGQATSDSYGKEFYQEIGEKGGEATAKSHDKEFYQEIGSEGGKARSDSDGMSREEAGRKGGQARSKNNNND, via the coding sequence ATGGCAAACAACAACAGCAATAACAACAACGGCAAAATGAGCAGAGAAGAAGCAGGTCGCCTTGGTGGAGAAGCCACTTCTAAAAATCACGACAAAGAATTTTATCAAGAGATCGGTCAAAAAGGTGGACAAGCAACATCCGATTCCTACGGTAAGGAATTTTATCAGGAAATCGGTGAAAAAGGCGGAGAAGCAACAGCCAAGTCTCATGACAAAGAGTTCTATCAAGAGATCGGTAGCGAGGGCGGGAAAGCCCGTAGTGATTCTGATGGAATGAGTCGCGAGGAAGCAGGACGCAAAGGCGGACAAGCACGCTCCAAAAACAATAACAACGATTAA
- a CDS encoding dihydroorotate dehydrogenase electron transfer subunit — protein MGQIVSNIRLIDDIYRMTVAGTYDGEMGQFYMLRCDDGYRGDRYPLLSRPISIHDRSEETITFLYRVHGRGTALLAELDIGQQVLLEGPFGNGFPQLAQPGRMALVGGGMGVAPLLPVLQNYRHADVFLGYTGEPFAVEKYRQAAATPQQIQVMSHPTRSILEYVQSDRYDTVMACGPTGMLKALADQCTHSQLYISIEKRMACGIGACLGCTVQTAHGNRRTCQEGPVFPAGEVLWRELASL, from the coding sequence ATGGGACAGATTGTGAGCAATATACGGCTGATTGACGATATTTACCGGATGACCGTTGCCGGAACTTATGACGGAGAGATGGGACAATTTTATATGCTGCGCTGTGACGACGGATACCGTGGAGATCGGTATCCGTTATTGTCACGCCCAATTAGTATCCATGACCGGAGCGAAGAGACGATTACCTTTTTGTATCGGGTACATGGAAGAGGGACGGCATTGCTAGCCGAATTGGATATAGGGCAGCAGGTGCTGCTGGAAGGTCCTTTTGGCAACGGATTTCCACAGCTGGCACAGCCCGGACGAATGGCACTGGTTGGCGGAGGCATGGGTGTGGCACCGTTACTACCGGTATTGCAAAATTACCGCCATGCCGACGTATTTCTTGGGTATACCGGAGAGCCGTTTGCCGTGGAAAAATATCGTCAAGCAGCAGCGACTCCGCAGCAGATTCAGGTCATGAGCCATCCCACGCGCAGCATTTTGGAGTATGTACAGTCGGATCGCTACGATACTGTGATGGCATGTGGACCGACAGGAATGCTAAAGGCACTAGCAGACCAATGTACGCATTCGCAATTGTATATCTCTATCGAAAAGCGGATGGCTTGCGGTATTGGTGCTTGTCTTGGCTGTACCGTTCAAACTGCCCACGGCAATCGTCGGACTTGTCAAGAAGGACCAGTATTTCCAGCAGGGGAGGTGCTGTGGCGTGAGCTTGCTTCATTGTAA
- a CDS encoding SLATT domain-containing protein — translation MTKADFLKVVASHGYDIYFGAKRHLATYDIIEKFPKSIALIGVCIGVVQLWKPNLPHNDLISVGLVLISILAYTITQYDAEKEKYNNVGKELIRLYKELKALYYKAKGDQNFNYEHYELELNRILDEYSNLGISKQIFFSNTRAHITFFGESQIEWMNEQLEFKLWKDKIPGVYKILIYLFSILIALLIVGGLVKLLIDYLI, via the coding sequence TTGACTAAAGCAGATTTTTTAAAGGTAGTAGCTTCACATGGATATGATATTTACTTTGGTGCGAAGAGGCATCTGGCTACATATGACATTATAGAAAAATTCCCGAAATCGATTGCGTTAATTGGTGTATGTATCGGGGTTGTTCAACTATGGAAGCCGAATCTTCCACACAATGATCTGATTTCAGTAGGCTTAGTATTAATTAGTATTCTTGCATATACGATTACCCAGTATGATGCTGAAAAAGAGAAATATAACAATGTTGGTAAAGAGTTGATACGTCTATATAAAGAGCTTAAAGCGCTGTACTATAAGGCTAAAGGCGATCAGAATTTTAATTATGAGCATTATGAGCTTGAACTAAATCGCATTTTGGATGAGTATAGTAACTTAGGTATATCAAAACAGATTTTTTTCTCTAACACTCGTGCTCATATTACATTTTTTGGAGAATCACAAATTGAATGGATGAATGAGCAGCTAGAGTTTAAACTTTGGAAAGATAAGATTCCAGGAGTATATAAAATATTGATTTATTTATTTTCAATATTAATTGCTCTCCTTATAGTCGGAGGCCTGGTTAAATTATTAATTGATTATCTAATATAA
- a CDS encoding nucleobase:cation symporter-2 family protein, whose protein sequence is MENRMNRGKVLSLGLQHVMAMYAGAIAVPLIIGNALHLTAEQLAYLIAADMFTCGLATLLQVLSTRYFGSGLPVVLGCTFTAVGPIIAIASTSNLPTAYGAIIISGIFVVLAAPLYGKLLRFFPKIVTGSVVTIIGLSLIPVAMNNVAGGQGSADFGALHNLLLALVTLIVILLVNRFATGFLRSISVLVGLVAGTLLASAMGMVSFASVGEASWLRVAQPFYFGTPQFSWVAIATMIIVNIVSMVESTGVYIAVGKATEQKVEQRRIVNGLRSEGLAIMLGGIFNAFPYTAFSQNVGLISLTKVKTRNVIFAAGGIMVVLGLLPKLAALTTVIPSAVLGGAMVVMFGSVAASGMSILAEVNLRNDRNLMIVACSIAIGVGSAVLPAIFGQMPSFLQPLLQNGIVTGSIAAVVLNLLLSDQRTVEEEQPEEKPVVGLGVNAGSSVETSTGTR, encoded by the coding sequence ATGGAAAATAGAATGAATAGGGGTAAAGTGTTGTCGCTGGGGTTGCAGCATGTGATGGCGATGTATGCTGGAGCGATCGCGGTACCGCTGATTATCGGGAATGCACTGCATCTGACAGCGGAGCAGCTTGCGTATCTGATCGCGGCGGATATGTTCACGTGCGGTCTGGCAACCTTGCTGCAAGTGCTGAGCACTCGGTATTTTGGTAGCGGTTTGCCCGTTGTACTCGGTTGTACGTTTACAGCGGTTGGTCCGATCATTGCGATTGCATCGACGAGCAATCTACCAACTGCGTATGGAGCGATTATTATTTCGGGGATATTCGTCGTGCTGGCTGCACCATTATATGGTAAGCTGCTGCGCTTTTTCCCGAAAATCGTGACAGGTTCCGTCGTAACCATTATCGGTCTATCGTTGATTCCGGTAGCGATGAACAATGTAGCTGGTGGACAGGGCAGCGCTGACTTTGGCGCACTGCATAACCTGTTGCTGGCGCTAGTGACGTTGATCGTGATCTTGCTAGTGAATCGGTTTGCGACTGGCTTTTTGCGTTCGATCTCGGTATTGGTTGGTCTGGTAGCTGGTACCCTGCTCGCTTCCGCGATGGGTATGGTCAGCTTTGCTTCTGTAGGGGAAGCGTCTTGGCTGCGTGTGGCTCAGCCGTTTTATTTTGGTACACCACAGTTTAGCTGGGTGGCGATTGCGACGATGATCATCGTGAACATCGTTAGCATGGTGGAATCGACAGGCGTGTATATCGCTGTCGGTAAAGCAACCGAGCAAAAGGTAGAGCAGCGCCGGATCGTGAATGGGCTGCGCTCCGAAGGTCTGGCGATTATGCTGGGCGGTATTTTCAATGCGTTTCCTTATACTGCTTTCTCACAAAATGTCGGTCTGATCTCGCTGACCAAAGTAAAAACGCGTAATGTGATCTTCGCAGCGGGCGGCATCATGGTCGTACTCGGACTGCTGCCTAAGCTAGCGGCACTGACAACTGTGATTCCAAGTGCGGTTCTGGGTGGAGCGATGGTTGTGATGTTCGGTTCAGTCGCGGCATCCGGTATGTCGATTCTGGCGGAAGTGAATCTGCGCAATGATCGCAATCTGATGATCGTGGCATGCAGTATTGCGATTGGTGTCGGTTCGGCAGTATTGCCAGCAATTTTCGGTCAAATGCCAAGCTTCCTACAACCATTGCTGCAAAATGGTATCGTGACAGGCTCGATTGCAGCGGTTGTACTGAATCTGCTGCTGTCGGATCAGCGGACGGTGGAGGAAGAGCAGCCGGAAGAAAAACCGGTAGTCGGGCTTGGTGTGAATGCTGGTTCTAGTGTAGAGACGTCCACAGGTACGCGATAA
- a CDS encoding DinB family protein, producing MDMNMVAQRLEQSITYYTEQLARYDMEQLTRKPGEEQWSLGQMYNHLIGSALGMQFANIDECIRQSEQQEQAQGNATHSEAQGKTDIGTMLFAKGSFPPEPVRVPPHPAYTPQQPMSREQLQAGLQQVRSRIQPLAARVQHIPSHYTVRHPRLGDLTATEWFMLTEMHYRHHLHQKRRLDEFLQMEHSRMDQTI from the coding sequence ATGGATATGAATATGGTCGCACAACGCTTGGAGCAGTCGATTACGTACTATACAGAACAGCTGGCACGGTATGATATGGAGCAGTTAACACGGAAGCCGGGCGAGGAGCAATGGTCGTTGGGGCAAATGTACAATCATTTGATCGGCTCCGCACTGGGTATGCAGTTTGCCAATATTGACGAATGTATACGTCAATCGGAGCAGCAGGAGCAGGCTCAGGGTAACGCCACTCATTCGGAAGCACAGGGCAAAACAGATATTGGCACGATGTTGTTTGCAAAAGGCTCCTTTCCGCCTGAGCCAGTTCGAGTACCGCCCCATCCAGCATATACTCCACAGCAGCCTATGAGCCGAGAACAGCTGCAAGCAGGTCTACAGCAGGTACGTAGCCGTATTCAGCCATTGGCAGCACGAGTACAGCATATCCCGTCCCATTACACGGTTAGACATCCACGACTTGGCGACTTGACCGCTACAGAATGGTTTATGCTGACAGAGATGCACTATCGTCATCATTTGCATCAGAAGCGCCGATTGGATGAGTTTTTGCAAATGGAGCATTCGCGCATGGATCAAACGATATAG
- a CDS encoding DMT family transporter: protein MKAKDTLMLILLAAMWGASFLFMRVAVPVLGPLVLIDLRVLIAGLALLLYALLLRKRPQLLHKWKQYLILGACNAAIPFCLIAGAELSMNASLAAILNSMTPLFTAIIAYVWMKEPLTARKIAGLLLGLTGVIVLVSWNAHAGSTGTIGAIAMSLGAALFYGVGGIYSGRAFKGEQPLNLAIGQQLAAGLLLLPIALFFLPTQLPSVSVIWSVLALALLSTSLGYLLYFRLIISVGAVKTLSVTFLVPVFGIFWGWMFLDEPLSLGMLLGLLIILLGVGLVTGIKLRSRRAEVKV, encoded by the coding sequence ATGAAAGCAAAAGATACCCTAATGCTCATATTGCTGGCAGCAATGTGGGGAGCGTCATTTTTATTTATGCGCGTAGCTGTGCCAGTGCTAGGTCCACTCGTACTCATCGATCTGCGCGTGCTCATCGCTGGGCTGGCACTGCTGCTATATGCGTTGTTGCTACGCAAACGACCTCAATTGTTACATAAATGGAAGCAATACCTCATACTTGGCGCATGTAATGCTGCGATTCCCTTTTGCCTAATTGCTGGTGCAGAACTCAGCATGAATGCTTCGCTGGCAGCCATTTTGAATTCGATGACACCGCTGTTTACCGCGATCATCGCCTATGTATGGATGAAGGAACCACTGACTGCGCGCAAAATCGCTGGTTTGCTGCTCGGTTTAACAGGTGTGATCGTACTCGTCAGTTGGAATGCACATGCTGGCAGCACCGGTACTATAGGTGCGATAGCCATGTCGCTAGGAGCGGCGCTCTTTTATGGAGTTGGCGGCATCTACTCGGGGCGTGCATTTAAAGGGGAGCAGCCGCTAAATCTGGCGATTGGACAGCAGCTGGCAGCTGGACTATTGCTGCTGCCGATAGCGCTGTTCTTCCTACCGACTCAACTTCCATCCGTATCGGTCATCTGGTCGGTACTGGCATTGGCGCTGTTGTCTACTTCGCTCGGCTACCTGCTGTATTTCCGCCTGATTATTAGTGTGGGAGCAGTGAAGACGCTGAGTGTAACGTTTCTCGTTCCCGTGTTCGGCATTTTCTGGGGCTGGATGTTTCTGGATGAGCCGTTGTCGCTAGGGATGCTGCTCGGTTTGCTGATTATCCTGCTCGGTGTTGGATTGGTGACGGGGATTAAGCTACGTTCACGGCGTGCTGAGGTGAAGGTGTAA
- a CDS encoding asparaginase, with amino-acid sequence MKNILFINTGGTISSSAEGHGLTPTQSAENVVAAVPELKDICHIAAMNLMSVDSTNIQPEEWVTIARTVHEQLPAYDGIVIAHGTDTMAYTASALSFMLGKLDKPVVITGSQVSVLAEYSDSRKNIKDAFRTASSELTGVFVVFNGKIINGARASKVKTKSYDAFESINHPYIGYLEEDHIRYNEIPAISHPPVHSYNDHYSPDVFLIKLIPGMRPDIFDAVHQLGYRGIIVEGFGMGGVPFKEINLIDKIEELVQKGVSIVVTTQCLYEGGDLTIYEVGQRALEKGVIPCYDMTTEALTTKMMWVLGQTQDPAQVAQMMATNYVDEITLPERK; translated from the coding sequence ATGAAAAATATTTTGTTTATCAACACAGGCGGTACGATTTCTTCATCGGCGGAAGGTCATGGTTTGACGCCAACCCAATCGGCGGAAAATGTAGTAGCAGCTGTACCCGAATTAAAGGATATTTGTCATATTGCAGCGATGAATCTAATGAGTGTCGACAGCACCAATATCCAGCCGGAAGAGTGGGTGACCATTGCTCGCACCGTGCATGAGCAGCTGCCTGCCTATGATGGCATCGTCATTGCTCACGGTACAGATACGATGGCGTATACAGCTTCTGCACTGAGCTTTATGTTGGGCAAGCTGGACAAGCCGGTTGTGATTACCGGTTCGCAGGTGTCTGTGCTGGCGGAATACAGTGATTCCCGTAAAAATATCAAGGATGCGTTCCGTACAGCATCTAGCGAGCTGACCGGTGTATTTGTCGTATTCAATGGCAAAATTATTAACGGCGCCCGTGCTTCCAAAGTTAAAACGAAAAGCTACGATGCCTTTGAAAGCATCAATCATCCGTATATCGGTTATCTCGAAGAGGACCATATCCGTTATAACGAGATTCCAGCAATCTCGCATCCGCCAGTGCATAGCTATAACGACCATTACTCACCAGATGTGTTTCTGATCAAGCTGATTCCGGGGATGCGACCGGACATTTTCGATGCGGTGCATCAGCTAGGGTATCGCGGTATTATCGTCGAGGGCTTCGGCATGGGCGGTGTACCATTCAAGGAAATCAATCTGATCGACAAGATCGAAGAATTGGTGCAAAAGGGCGTTAGCATCGTCGTAACGACGCAATGTCTGTACGAAGGCGGCGATCTAACCATCTACGAGGTCGGTCAACGCGCATTGGAAAAAGGCGTAATCCCTTGTTATGATATGACAACGGAAGCGCTAACGACCAAGATGATGTGGGTACTCGGTCAAACGCAAGACCCGGCGCAAGTAGCGCAAATGATGGCTACCAATTATGTAGACGAAATTACATTACCTGAACGTAAATAA
- a CDS encoding dihydroorotate dehydrogenase: MSLLHCKIGAVSLNNPVIMASGTFGFGQEYAKLYDVGVLGGISGKGLTLHPRSGNRGCRLQETASGMLNSVGLENPGIAHFLHHELEQMATLGPCIIANLGGANAEEYVEGARLISEDSKRRIQIEKRGVEMIELNISCPNVKEGGIQFGVDTEMARPIVRAVREVTHIPLMIKLSPNAQNIVQMAQMCEQEGADAVSLINTFSAMKIDIHRRRSAFDNLYAGLSGPAIKPIALRMVHQVAHAVHIPVVGMGGIASVEDMIEFIMAGAQAVQIGTHNFTHLRAGELFVQGLEQWLREQRIESLEEIRGIV, translated from the coding sequence GTGAGCTTGCTTCATTGTAAAATAGGCGCGGTGTCTCTAAATAATCCTGTTATTATGGCATCCGGTACGTTTGGCTTTGGACAAGAATATGCAAAATTGTACGATGTCGGTGTGCTTGGAGGCATTTCTGGCAAAGGGCTGACGCTACATCCCCGATCAGGCAATCGAGGCTGCCGTTTGCAGGAGACAGCTTCAGGTATGCTGAACAGCGTAGGTTTGGAAAATCCGGGCATCGCGCATTTTCTACATCATGAGCTGGAACAGATGGCGACGCTCGGACCGTGCATTATCGCCAATCTGGGCGGAGCAAATGCAGAGGAATACGTGGAAGGCGCCCGATTGATCAGCGAGGATAGCAAGCGGCGCATCCAGATAGAGAAGCGCGGTGTGGAGATGATTGAGCTAAACATTTCCTGCCCCAATGTCAAAGAAGGCGGTATCCAGTTCGGCGTCGATACGGAGATGGCACGCCCTATCGTACGTGCGGTACGAGAAGTCACGCACATCCCACTCATGATCAAGCTATCGCCCAATGCACAAAATATTGTGCAGATGGCGCAAATGTGTGAGCAGGAGGGAGCAGATGCCGTCTCACTGATTAATACCTTTTCCGCTATGAAGATCGATATTCATCGACGCCGCAGTGCGTTTGACAATCTGTATGCGGGTTTATCGGGTCCAGCCATTAAGCCCATTGCCCTGCGTATGGTGCATCAGGTGGCACATGCGGTACACATTCCGGTCGTCGGTATGGGCGGTATCGCTTCGGTAGAGGATATGATCGAATTCATCATGGCAGGTGCACAGGCTGTGCAGATTGGCACGCACAACTTTACCCATCTGCGAGCAGGAGAGCTGTTCGTGCAGGGATTGGAACAATGGCTGCGCGAACAACGAATCGAATCGCTGGAAGAGATCCGAGGTATTGTGTAG
- a CDS encoding YdcF family protein, translating into MYILGLAAILLTLFGISYAVDRRRLQNGVYLTSGLLALLFGVALYVVSNLQGFWQYASIFLLLIVLLMSPVLLLGVAIGLVYNGRILLSKEGWKLRNLLPVVVGIGIVVVPVLTLIVPPVRWLQLPVVVLELYMIYFGFLVICYLVSSLLYNIHRPGYLTDYVIVLGSGLIKDRVPPLLASRLDGGIKLYRQQQQLGKAPMIVVSGGQGADELVSEAAAMRLYLLEYDIPDNHIIVEDRSTNTLQNMRYSRMLIEEIMQGRSYSCVFVTNNFHVFRAGIYARIAGIHGDGIGTHTAPYYLPGAFIREYIAVLVMHRRIHFTIMLLIILGVLGLYVMMPAFVHWLVR; encoded by the coding sequence ATGTATATACTGGGATTGGCTGCCATCCTGCTGACACTGTTCGGCATTAGCTATGCAGTCGACCGTAGACGCCTGCAAAATGGTGTGTATTTAACAAGCGGTCTGCTGGCATTGCTATTCGGCGTGGCGTTGTACGTAGTCAGTAATCTGCAAGGATTCTGGCAATATGCTAGTATTTTTCTATTATTGATCGTGCTGCTGATGTCGCCAGTACTGCTGCTTGGTGTAGCGATTGGGCTGGTATACAACGGACGCATTTTGCTGAGTAAAGAAGGATGGAAGCTGCGCAATCTGCTGCCCGTCGTTGTTGGGATCGGGATTGTAGTTGTACCTGTTCTCACATTGATCGTACCACCAGTACGCTGGCTGCAATTGCCTGTAGTTGTACTGGAGCTGTATATGATTTATTTTGGCTTTCTCGTGATCTGCTATCTTGTCTCGTCGCTATTATACAATATTCACCGACCGGGCTATCTGACCGATTATGTGATCGTACTTGGCAGTGGACTGATCAAGGACCGAGTGCCGCCTTTGCTTGCCAGCCGACTCGATGGCGGCATTAAGTTGTATCGTCAGCAACAGCAATTGGGCAAAGCGCCGATGATCGTCGTTTCCGGTGGGCAAGGGGCAGATGAGCTAGTGTCCGAAGCGGCAGCGATGCGGCTGTATTTGCTAGAGTATGACATCCCGGATAACCATATCATTGTGGAAGATCGCTCTACCAACACGCTGCAAAACATGCGCTATTCGCGTATGCTGATTGAAGAGATTATGCAGGGACGCTCGTATAGCTGTGTATTTGTGACCAACAATTTTCACGTATTCCGCGCAGGCATCTATGCCCGTATTGCGGGGATTCATGGCGATGGAATCGGTACACATACCGCCCCGTATTATTTGCCGGGGGCATTTATTCGTGAATATATTGCAGTGCTGGTGATGCACCGCCGGATTCATTTCACCATTATGCTGCTGATCATCCTCGGCGTTCTCGGGCTGTATGTGATGATGCCCGCATTTGTACACTGGTTGGTGCGGTAA
- a CDS encoding xanthine phosphoribosyltransferase, translating to MKVLEQRIQAEGNILSDRVLKVDSFLNHQVDTQLAVAIGQEFARLFAHEQITKVLTIEASGIQFAMATGIALHVPFVYAKKKKAITQGDRVYAASVHSFTRGETYQVSIVQDYLQPGERVLIVDDFLATGAALVGLADIVEQAGAHLVGVGCVIEKTFQEGRGLLEQRHIAVQSLARISAMSPGHVEFIDEQPLVPVAVKA from the coding sequence ATGAAAGTATTGGAGCAACGCATACAGGCGGAAGGCAATATCCTGTCCGACCGTGTGCTGAAGGTCGATTCGTTTTTGAATCATCAGGTGGATACACAGCTAGCGGTAGCGATTGGGCAGGAATTTGCCAGACTGTTCGCGCACGAGCAGATTACTAAGGTTCTAACAATTGAAGCAAGCGGCATTCAGTTCGCGATGGCAACAGGGATCGCACTACATGTACCGTTTGTTTATGCGAAAAAGAAAAAGGCGATTACGCAGGGCGACCGCGTCTATGCGGCATCTGTACATTCCTTTACGCGCGGCGAGACGTATCAGGTGAGCATTGTGCAGGATTATTTGCAGCCCGGCGAGCGTGTGCTGATCGTGGATGACTTTTTGGCAACAGGTGCGGCGTTAGTCGGACTGGCGGATATTGTGGAGCAGGCAGGTGCGCATCTGGTTGGTGTAGGCTGTGTGATTGAGAAGACCTTTCAGGAAGGACGCGGCTTGCTAGAGCAACGCCATATTGCCGTACAATCGCTGGCGCGCATCTCGGCAATGTCGCCAGGGCATGTGGAGTTTATTGATGAACAGCCGCTCGTTCCAGTAGCCGTGAAAGCATAG
- a CDS encoding helix-turn-helix transcriptional regulator, with the protein MNKTERMLAIVLELQRCSHMVKAQDLADTFETSVRTIYRDMQALSESGVPLMGSPGQGYALMEGYFLPPVSLTANEAVAALLGTEFVKQHFGGYYKREAEQAGNKLAFVLPDEVLVQASAIRESIRLIGTQGDILPEDNRHIPLICEAISARKRIQFEYVKPGESLAASGRQLRTVEPYGLVLTRTCWMLVGYCTLRQQIRHFRLSRMMNLSMQEQEFVWPEGFAFHEYRAPDDRHIQVRVQVSQAIAARLKEGGSFYLDSLMEEHQGTVATLRVRRVQDVIHTIIGWGSGAVVLEPEELRTEITQELHQMLKSY; encoded by the coding sequence ATGAACAAAACAGAGCGCATGCTGGCGATTGTGCTGGAACTACAGCGTTGTTCACATATGGTCAAGGCACAGGATCTGGCGGATACATTCGAGACGAGCGTACGCACGATTTACAGAGACATGCAGGCGCTAAGCGAGTCGGGCGTGCCGCTCATGGGTTCACCGGGACAGGGCTATGCGCTGATGGAAGGCTACTTTTTGCCACCGGTCAGCTTGACGGCCAATGAAGCGGTTGCCGCGCTGCTAGGTACAGAGTTTGTGAAGCAGCATTTTGGCGGATATTATAAGCGGGAAGCGGAGCAGGCAGGGAATAAGCTGGCATTTGTCTTACCAGATGAGGTGCTGGTTCAAGCATCGGCGATTCGTGAATCTATTCGGCTGATCGGGACGCAAGGCGATATACTGCCAGAGGATAATCGTCATATCCCGCTCATCTGCGAAGCCATTTCCGCTAGAAAACGAATACAGTTTGAGTATGTGAAACCGGGTGAGTCTCTTGCTGCTTCTGGTCGGCAGCTACGCACGGTGGAACCTTACGGACTAGTGTTGACACGTACCTGCTGGATGCTGGTTGGATATTGTACGCTGCGGCAGCAGATTCGCCATTTTCGCCTGTCACGTATGATGAATCTGAGTATGCAGGAGCAGGAGTTTGTATGGCCAGAAGGCTTTGCATTTCATGAGTACCGAGCGCCAGATGACCGCCATATCCAAGTGAGGGTACAGGTCAGTCAAGCGATTGCGGCACGGCTAAAAGAAGGCGGCAGCTTTTACTTGGACTCTTTGATGGAAGAGCATCAGGGCACGGTCGCGACGCTGCGTGTGCGCCGGGTTCAGGATGTGATTCATACAATTATCGGCTGGGGCAGCGGGGCAGTCGTATTGGAGCCGGAAGAGCTGCGCACCGAAATTACCCAAGAACTTCATCAAATGCTGAAAAGCTACTGA